The Paracholeplasma brassicae genome includes the window TGTGTCCCTAGTATCCAAAAACTGTATTCGACAGTCACTTTTACAATTGCTTGATTTTCAGCACCAACAATCAATTCGGCAATTTGTTTAGAAAACGGAATCGCAAGACCGATGCCAAAAAGCATGATACTTACCGATAAATTTCTAGCAACTCGATAGGAGGCTTTCGCTCTTTCTGGGTTTTGATTGCCTATGTTTTGTCCCACATAGGCCGCAAGAACTGATCCAATCGCCATGACCGGATTTAAAATCAGTGATGAAATTCGGTTTCCAGTACCAAAACCTGAAGATACCGTGTCACCATAGCTTAATATCATTGCTTGAATTACTGCGAATCCGAGACTTGAAAAAGCTTGTGATGCCGCAGAAGGCATTGCAAAACGCGTGATTTCACTCATGATTTCTTTGTCAAATCCAAGTTCTTTATAATCGAGTCTAACGTGTTTTTTTGATCGTAACAGGGAAAATAACGCAAAAGGCATAATTAATAATTGACTGAGTAGCGTCGATAAGCCTGCCCCATGAATCCCCATATTAAATACTGAAATGAATAACCAGGTCATAATCATGTTTATCACAATACTGATGACTGATAAGATAACCGGTGACATCGTGTCACCTTCGGCTTGTCTAATCGCTTGGTAAGCTAAGAATAAATAGACAAAGATAAATTCGAAAGATCGATATCTAAAATAGGTAACCGCATAATCAAATGTTAAATCTTTCGCACCCATTAAATTTGCAATTGTCGGGGCAAAAATGAATAATAATGCATTTACAAGCGCACCTAGTAAAACCGCATAAGTTACAAGTTTAGCTGCGTACTTGGTTGCTTCTTTTTCTTTCTTAGAACCAATGTACTGCGAAATGATACCAACCCCAGCAATACCCAAACCCACTCCAAGCGCAT containing:
- a CDS encoding MATE family efflux transporter, translating into MATVIDDKRKFLILEDKNILKGIFIMMIPLFLSNMLKSLHDIVDSYFLARMDLGKDAIESALAAVNIHWPIYNIFNALGVGLGIAGVGIISQYIGSKKEKEATKYAAKLVTYAVLLGALVNALLFIFAPTIANLMGAKDLTFDYAVTYFRYRSFEFIFVYLFLAYQAIRQAEGDTMSPVILSVISIVINMIMTWLFISVFNMGIHGAGLSTLLSQLLIMPFALFSLLRSKKHVRLDYKELGFDKEIMSEITRFAMPSAASQAFSSLGFAVIQAMILSYGDTVSSGFGTGNRISSLILNPVMAIGSVLAAYVGQNIGNQNPERAKASYRVARNLSVSIMLFGIGLAIPFSKQIAELIVGAENQAIVKVTVEYSFWILGTQPLMAIFQNYVSVFNGSGNTKYSFIMSFTRLWLLRVPLVFIFMHLTNVGYPGIWYSMMLSNIMILGLGHYLFKKVTFERRVIIHDEKEVARSV